Proteins encoded in a region of the Streptomyces sp. V4I8 genome:
- a CDS encoding DUF3024 domain-containing protein: MKISETDRARLKKWAGQQVPEHARAEVAVGYVVRGSTAVITEERAPWDGVGEWTSRRVARLRSTDAGWLVDGADRNGRWYPCDHLPAVPSLDQALAVLDDPRNAFWG; encoded by the coding sequence GTGAAGATCTCCGAGACGGACCGGGCCCGGCTGAAGAAATGGGCCGGGCAGCAGGTTCCCGAACACGCACGAGCCGAGGTCGCTGTGGGCTACGTGGTGCGCGGCAGCACTGCCGTGATCACCGAGGAGCGGGCTCCATGGGACGGTGTCGGTGAATGGACCTCTCGCCGCGTCGCCCGGCTGCGGTCTACCGATGCGGGCTGGCTGGTGGACGGGGCGGACCGCAACGGCCGCTGGTACCCCTGCGATCACCTGCCGGCTGTTCCGTCACTGGATCAGGCTCTGGCCGTGCTGGACGATCCCCGCAACGCCTTCTGGGGCTGA
- a CDS encoding toxin Doc, whose amino-acid sequence MVLYIDVAWLLDVQEAALGHEDMTVSDYSALVAAVARHKTKMPTLEASDPDTAWRAAALLHTIVNLEPLPHRNSLFAAFVTAQYMNQSGEGIDPPYGALSDLVRKVRDGRLRIYAVAEVLRSWRI is encoded by the coding sequence ATGGTTCTGTACATCGATGTCGCCTGGCTGCTCGACGTCCAGGAGGCAGCCCTCGGTCACGAGGACATGACAGTGTCCGACTACTCGGCGCTGGTGGCGGCCGTTGCGCGGCACAAGACCAAGATGCCGACGCTTGAAGCATCCGATCCAGATACTGCGTGGCGCGCTGCTGCGCTCTTGCACACCATCGTGAATCTTGAGCCGCTTCCGCATCGGAATAGTCTTTTTGCGGCTTTTGTGACTGCTCAGTACATGAACCAGTCCGGCGAGGGGATCGATCCGCCCTACGGTGCCCTGTCCGATCTTGTGCGGAAGGTTCGGGATGGGCGCTTGCGTATCTATGCCGTCGCCGAGGTGCTGCGTTCCTGGCGGATCTGA
- a CDS encoding IS4 family transposase, whose amino-acid sequence MAELFGRTAGPVATTATIGSFWRGLRLVAWDGMQLEVADTPANAAGFGYLHARRGRSGYPLVRLVALVECGTRAILDAALGAYATAEKALAQQLLSSLCPGMLLLADRNFDGYELWGQAKDPGADLLWRAKGVRILPCRTALPDGSYLSYLPRRNKSGYRYADGHQVRVIEFHVTVATSDGASRTEHYRLLTTLTDHRRYPADLLAALYHQRWEVEIAYFGLKVTLRTADRVLRSQSPDGVEQEIYAYLIIYQVLRRVMHHSARRIDLDPDRISMTVAVRAARHSIIAADQHNPSPGPDGPLHHALTSEVLPPRRADRVSPRAVKRPISPFSYKQIKSLRESRTARRATYTISLRNPASTHP is encoded by the coding sequence ATGGCGGAACTGTTCGGGCGGACAGCGGGTCCGGTGGCCACCACGGCGACGATCGGTTCCTTCTGGCGCGGGCTGCGCCTGGTCGCATGGGACGGGATGCAACTCGAGGTGGCCGACACCCCGGCGAACGCGGCCGGGTTCGGTTACCTGCACGCGCGACGCGGCCGCTCAGGATATCCACTGGTGCGGCTGGTCGCCCTGGTGGAGTGCGGCACGCGCGCAATCCTCGACGCAGCACTCGGCGCCTACGCCACCGCGGAGAAGGCCCTCGCCCAGCAGCTCCTGAGCAGCCTCTGCCCAGGCATGCTGCTGCTCGCCGACCGAAATTTCGACGGGTATGAGCTGTGGGGCCAGGCCAAGGACCCCGGCGCGGACCTGCTGTGGCGAGCCAAAGGCGTGCGGATCCTGCCGTGCCGGACCGCACTGCCGGACGGCTCGTACCTCTCCTACCTGCCGCGCCGAAACAAGAGCGGCTACCGCTACGCCGACGGACACCAGGTCCGTGTCATCGAGTTCCACGTCACCGTCGCTACCAGCGACGGAGCCAGCCGCACCGAGCACTACCGGCTGCTGACCACACTCACCGACCACCGACGCTACCCGGCCGACCTCCTGGCCGCCCTGTATCACCAGCGCTGGGAAGTGGAAATCGCATACTTCGGACTCAAGGTGACCTTGCGCACCGCAGACCGCGTCCTGCGCTCGCAGAGCCCGGACGGTGTCGAGCAGGAGATCTACGCCTACCTGATCATCTACCAGGTACTGCGTCGAGTCATGCACCACAGCGCTCGTCGCATCGATCTCGACCCGGACCGGATCTCCATGACCGTCGCCGTACGCGCGGCACGGCACAGCATCATCGCAGCCGATCAGCACAACCCGTCTCCTGGCCCGGACGGACCGCTGCATCACGCTTTGACCAGCGAAGTTCTGCCACCACGTAGAGCGGACAGAGTCAGCCCACGCGCCGTGAAACGACCCATCTCACCCTTCTCCTACAAACAGATCAAGTCCCTGCGTGAGAGCCGGACAGCACGACGTGCCACCTACACGATCAGCCTCAGAAACCCCGCCAGCACGCACCCTTGA
- a CDS encoding IS3 family transposase, with protein sequence MSDKFEFIDAEYATSTTNTEEIPPVAKMCDWLEVSRSGFYEWRSRPVSATARRREELKLLITKSFEDSDGTYGYRRVHADLTAWGVACGPELVRDLMRELDLQACQPRPWRHSLTENDGRAGPIPDLVNRDFTADAPGRKMVGDITYIPAWEGWLFLATVIECHTKAVTGWAMDDNYKTPLIEAAIEMAARNHPLSEDAIFHSDRGSNYTSEQFAKTLDRLSIRQSVGRTGICYEVSRRRESHPPPLSEPCVNLATHTAPIVEPVGNAPCFQ encoded by the coding sequence GTGAGCGACAAGTTCGAGTTCATCGATGCCGAGTACGCGACATCCACCACGAACACCGAAGAGATACCGCCGGTCGCGAAGATGTGTGACTGGCTGGAAGTGTCCCGCTCCGGATTCTACGAATGGCGGAGCCGGCCGGTTTCGGCGACCGCCCGGCGACGGGAGGAACTGAAATTACTGATCACCAAGTCTTTCGAGGATTCTGACGGCACGTACGGCTACCGGCGCGTCCACGCCGACCTCACTGCCTGGGGCGTGGCCTGCGGGCCCGAACTCGTGCGTGACCTCATGCGGGAGCTGGACCTCCAGGCCTGCCAGCCACGGCCGTGGCGCCACAGCCTCACCGAGAACGACGGCCGGGCCGGCCCGATCCCCGACCTCGTGAACCGCGACTTCACCGCCGACGCGCCCGGCCGGAAAATGGTCGGTGACATCACTTACATTCCGGCCTGGGAGGGCTGGCTATTCCTCGCCACTGTCATCGAATGCCACACCAAAGCCGTGACAGGCTGGGCGATGGACGACAACTACAAGACTCCGCTCATCGAGGCCGCCATCGAAATGGCGGCGCGCAATCATCCGCTCTCCGAGGACGCCATATTCCACTCGGACCGCGGCAGTAATTACACCTCGGAGCAATTCGCCAAGACGCTGGACAGATTGAGCATCCGGCAATCAGTCGGACGGACCGGTATCTGTTACGAGGTGAGTCGGCGGCGGGAATCTCACCCACCGCCGCTCTCAGAACCGTGCGTGAACCTCGCGACTCACACGGCTCCCATTGTTGAACCAGTAGGCAACGCGCCATGCTTCCAATGA
- a CDS encoding single-stranded DNA-binding protein, which produces MAGETLVTVVGNLTADPELRFTAAGVPVAGFTVASTPRVYDRDRSEFTDGEPLFLRCSLWRAAAENAAQSLTKGMRVIVTGRLRQRTFDDKEGQRRTAVEIDAEEIAASLTYATATVTKTYRPGAVSQSAAAPAHSQSPGPAQQAQPTAPAETYPF; this is translated from the coding sequence ATGGCGGGCGAGACGCTGGTGACAGTGGTCGGCAACCTGACGGCCGACCCGGAGCTGCGGTTCACCGCGGCTGGCGTCCCTGTCGCCGGTTTCACCGTCGCCTCCACCCCACGGGTGTACGACCGCGACCGCAGCGAATTCACCGACGGCGAGCCGCTGTTCCTGCGGTGCTCACTGTGGCGGGCGGCCGCGGAGAACGCCGCCCAGTCCCTCACCAAGGGCATGCGGGTCATCGTGACCGGGCGGCTCAGGCAGCGCACCTTCGACGACAAGGAAGGCCAGCGCCGTACCGCCGTCGAGATCGATGCCGAGGAGATCGCGGCGTCTTTGACCTACGCGACGGCGACCGTCACCAAGACCTACCGCCCCGGCGCGGTTTCCCAGAGTGCAGCGGCACCCGCGCACAGCCAGTCTCCCGGGCCGGCTCAGCAGGCCCAGCCCACGGCGCCCGCCGAGACCTACCCGTTCTGA
- a CDS encoding recombinase family protein, whose amino-acid sequence MNEAIGYARCSLDEQDLTAQRGILLGLGVTGERIYLDHGLTGTNRERPGLNQALAAVRAGDTLVVPKLDRLARSVPDARDIGDRLTGRGVKLSLGGPLYDPGDPMGKMFFNILATFAEFEVDLLRMRTREGMAIARAKGKLRGKQPKLSARQQAHLVEQHRGGEHTIADLAEIFSVSRATVYRVLERAQNADRQEAGGNTCAGVGYVG is encoded by the coding sequence ATGAACGAAGCCATCGGGTACGCGAGATGCAGTCTGGACGAGCAGGACCTCACCGCCCAGCGCGGCATCCTTCTGGGGCTCGGGGTGACCGGGGAGCGCATCTATCTCGATCACGGTCTCACCGGAACCAATCGGGAGCGCCCCGGGCTCAACCAGGCCCTCGCCGCGGTTCGGGCCGGGGACACCCTGGTCGTCCCGAAGCTGGACCGGCTCGCCCGCTCGGTGCCCGATGCCCGTGACATCGGCGACCGGCTCACCGGCCGCGGGGTGAAGCTGTCGCTGGGCGGCCCGCTGTACGACCCGGGCGACCCGATGGGAAAGATGTTCTTCAACATCCTGGCCACCTTCGCCGAGTTCGAGGTGGATCTTCTGCGGATGAGGACCCGCGAGGGCATGGCCATCGCCCGGGCCAAGGGGAAGCTGCGGGGCAAGCAGCCCAAACTCTCAGCCCGGCAGCAGGCCCACCTCGTCGAGCAGCACAGGGGTGGCGAGCACACCATTGCCGACCTCGCCGAGATCTTCTCGGTGTCCCGGGCGACGGTGTACCGGGTCCTGGAACGCGCCCAGAACGCGGACCGGCAGGAAGCCGGCGGGAACACCTGCGCTGGCGTCGGGTACGTAGGGTAG
- a CDS encoding DUF6444 domain-containing protein yields the protein MSDAAVPPSYEELAVLVVQLREELAAARERIVVLEGQVVDLTARLGKNSANSSRPPSSDGLAKPAPKSLRGKSGRGPGRPKGQKGITLRQVADPDHRVEHRPHGPCAGCGADLAGAVVAGIERRQVFDLPERIGLEVTEHQVLTCRCACGRSEKASGPEGVRAPVQYGPRLAAAGVYLMHGQFLSKDRTATALADLFDASVAPFYGRGAESPAGALFGWSVPAAGR from the coding sequence GTGTCTGATGCTGCTGTGCCGCCTTCTTATGAGGAACTCGCTGTTCTGGTGGTGCAGTTGCGTGAGGAACTCGCCGCGGCGCGGGAACGGATCGTGGTACTGGAGGGTCAGGTCGTGGACCTGACGGCCCGGCTGGGGAAGAACTCGGCGAACTCTTCCAGGCCGCCGTCTTCGGACGGACTGGCGAAACCGGCTCCGAAGTCTCTGCGTGGGAAGTCCGGGCGGGGGCCGGGCCGCCCGAAAGGCCAGAAGGGCATCACGCTGCGGCAGGTCGCGGACCCCGACCACCGGGTCGAGCACCGGCCCCACGGCCCTTGCGCCGGCTGCGGTGCGGACCTGGCCGGGGCCGTCGTGGCCGGTATCGAGCGGCGTCAGGTCTTCGACCTGCCCGAACGTATCGGCCTGGAGGTCACCGAGCATCAGGTCCTGACCTGCCGGTGCGCGTGCGGGCGGAGCGAGAAGGCCTCCGGTCCCGAGGGCGTGCGGGCCCCGGTGCAGTACGGTCCCCGTCTCGCGGCCGCCGGCGTCTACCTGATGCACGGCCAGTTCCTGTCCAAGGACCGCACCGCCACCGCCCTGGCAGACCTCTTCGACGCGTCCGTCGCGCCCTTCTACGGGCGGGGCGCTGAGAGTCCGGCGGGTGCCCTGTTCGGGTGGTCTGTGCCGGCGGCAGGGCGGTAG
- a CDS encoding chaplin family protein produces the protein MRVRITLAATALAAAAVLGCAGGASAHAGAQGAAWGSPGVLRGNVVQVPVHVPVNVCGNTVSVIGLLNPAVGNVCVNR, from the coding sequence ATGCGTGTGCGTATCACTCTGGCTGCGACCGCTCTCGCTGCTGCCGCAGTGCTCGGATGTGCGGGCGGCGCATCTGCCCATGCCGGTGCTCAGGGCGCTGCTTGGGGCTCTCCCGGAGTGCTGAGGGGCAACGTGGTTCAGGTGCCCGTACATGTGCCTGTCAACGTGTGTGGCAACACCGTCAGCGTCATCGGGCTTCTCAACCCCGCGGTCGGCAACGTCTGCGTCAACCGCTAG
- the ltrA gene encoding group II intron reverse transcriptase/maturase yields the protein MVETRPAGKPFDIPKRLVWNAYLKVKANRGAAGVDGQSLAEFEQDEKNNLYKLWNRLSSGSYFPPPVRAVDIPKAGAGTRILGVPTVADRIAQTVVAMTLEPDAELVFHQDSYGYRPGRSALEAVETCKQRCWRHPWVIDLDIQGFFDNVPHAPIIAAVERHTKLSWVLLYVKRWLVAPVQQPDGTLAIREKGTPQGSSISPLLSNLFMHYAFDAWLAREYPAIRFERYGDDAVVHCASEKQANFVRNIIERRLLQFGLHLHPEKTKVVYCKQEGREREFPVTEFTFLGYTFRPRAARLRDGRLKTGFLPAVSKTAMKSMARTVRSWRLGRCTELSFREIAAMINPVVAGWINYYGRFYKSRLIRFLEQQINPFLVKWARRKYKRYRRASRKARRRLAEIASAFPGMFAHWKHGALPTGSTMGAV from the coding sequence ATGGTCGAGACGAGACCAGCTGGCAAGCCGTTTGATATTCCGAAGCGGCTAGTCTGGAACGCTTACCTGAAGGTCAAGGCCAACAGGGGAGCGGCTGGGGTGGATGGGCAGTCGTTAGCGGAGTTTGAGCAGGATGAGAAGAACAACCTGTACAAGCTGTGGAATCGGCTGTCCTCGGGAAGCTATTTCCCCCCACCCGTGAGAGCGGTTGATATTCCCAAAGCCGGCGCTGGGACTCGGATCCTTGGGGTTCCGACCGTGGCCGACAGGATCGCTCAGACGGTAGTGGCCATGACATTGGAGCCTGACGCGGAGCTGGTCTTCCATCAGGACTCGTATGGCTATCGCCCGGGGAGGTCCGCGCTGGAGGCGGTGGAGACGTGCAAGCAGCGGTGCTGGAGGCATCCTTGGGTGATCGATCTCGACATCCAGGGGTTCTTCGACAACGTGCCGCACGCCCCCATCATCGCGGCAGTGGAAAGGCATACCAAGCTCTCGTGGGTTCTGTTGTATGTGAAGCGATGGCTTGTCGCCCCCGTGCAACAGCCCGACGGAACGCTCGCCATTCGGGAAAAGGGGACTCCTCAAGGGTCTTCTATTTCACCGTTGTTGTCGAATCTGTTCATGCACTACGCGTTTGACGCGTGGTTGGCTCGGGAGTATCCGGCGATCAGGTTCGAGCGGTACGGCGACGATGCTGTAGTGCACTGTGCCAGTGAGAAGCAGGCGAACTTCGTCCGCAACATCATCGAGCGCAGGTTGCTGCAGTTCGGATTACATCTCCATCCGGAGAAAACCAAGGTGGTGTACTGCAAACAGGAAGGTCGTGAACGGGAGTTCCCGGTCACAGAGTTCACGTTTCTGGGGTACACCTTCCGTCCTCGGGCAGCTCGCTTGCGGGATGGGAGGCTGAAGACCGGCTTCCTTCCCGCAGTGAGCAAAACAGCCATGAAGTCCATGGCGAGGACTGTCCGGAGTTGGCGACTGGGGCGCTGTACCGAGCTGAGCTTTCGGGAGATCGCCGCGATGATCAACCCCGTCGTGGCGGGATGGATCAATTACTATGGGCGCTTCTACAAGTCCAGATTGATCAGGTTCCTGGAGCAGCAGATCAATCCGTTCCTGGTGAAATGGGCCCGGAGGAAGTACAAACGGTATCGTCGTGCCTCAAGGAAGGCCCGGAGAAGGCTGGCTGAGATCGCCTCAGCGTTCCCGGGCATGTTCGCTCATTGGAAGCATGGCGCGTTGCCTACTGGTTCAACAATGGGAGCCGTGTGA
- a CDS encoding integrase core domain-containing protein — MRSSQSPSGHTNALAESFFATLKNERVHRTVYPTREHAHRDIARYIEVRYNTKRRHSGLGYRTPREVHNEYLNQQLAA, encoded by the coding sequence ATCAGAAGCTCACAATCACCTTCTGGACACACCAATGCCCTTGCGGAATCGTTCTTCGCAACCCTGAAAAACGAACGGGTCCATCGGACCGTTTACCCCACCCGCGAGCACGCCCACCGTGACATTGCCCGCTACATAGAGGTCCGCTACAATACGAAACGCCGCCACTCAGGACTTGGGTACCGGACCCCACGAGAGGTCCACAACGAGTACCTGAATCAGCAGCTCGCCGCATAA
- a CDS encoding STAS domain-containing protein: MSYVVLVRVHGKLDVSTAPQLARARRPLESRPCELDLAQLAFMDSTGLALLLTHQRRAGRHGGSLRVVPRPPPSYASATSPEPPPSCSPTPTLHTPDSAPAPDTTADPACRLRPLPADSPAPQDRPATPVRRSTSPTTRLP, from the coding sequence GTGTCGTACGTGGTCCTCGTGCGGGTCCACGGCAAGCTGGACGTGAGCACCGCACCCCAACTGGCCAGAGCCCGCCGCCCGCTGGAATCACGCCCCTGCGAACTCGACCTGGCCCAGCTCGCTTTCATGGACTCCACCGGCCTCGCACTGCTGCTGACCCACCAGCGCCGCGCAGGCAGGCACGGCGGAAGCCTGCGCGTCGTGCCCCGTCCCCCGCCGTCATACGCGTCCGCGACCTCACCGGAACCACCACCGTCCTGCTCACCCACCCCGACCCTCCACACCCCTGACAGCGCACCGGCACCGGACACCACCGCCGACCCGGCCTGCAGACTGCGCCCTCTACCGGCTGACAGTCCAGCACCACAAGACCGGCCCGCTACACCCGTGCGGCGCTCGACGTCCCCGACGACGCGCCTGCCCTGA
- a CDS encoding ISAs1 family transposase gives MVSGARSFVAIDEWATDAPQDVLARLGARTVTALAVPIPPSGATIRRVIKDTCPGGLADLLGHDPAGTDTLAVDGKSARGSRLGATPAAHLLAAMTGTGMTVTQLRVPEKTNEITCFAALLNPNDLQGVTVTGDALHTQRGHACFLVEVKKAHYVFTVKRNQKNLYEQLRALPWQEATAKFYDRTTGHGRKETRVVQALTVTDLGVDFPHAAQVARVVRHRTDTKTGKQSRETVYVITDLTSRQASPERIAKILRAHWMIENRLHFVRDTAFREDASKIRTGHSPENMATLRSFAINQLRTAGHTNIAAALRTTALRPYERPLTLLSLN, from the coding sequence GTGGTGAGCGGGGCGAGGAGCTTCGTGGCGATCGATGAGTGGGCCACCGACGCCCCGCAGGACGTTCTGGCCCGGCTCGGTGCCCGCACCGTAACCGCCCTGGCCGTGCCCATCCCGCCCAGCGGCGCGACGATCCGCCGGGTCATCAAGGACACCTGCCCCGGCGGCCTGGCCGATCTCCTGGGCCACGACCCGGCCGGCACCGACACCCTCGCCGTCGACGGCAAGAGCGCCCGCGGCTCGCGCCTCGGCGCCACCCCGGCCGCCCATCTGCTGGCCGCGATGACCGGTACCGGCATGACCGTCACCCAGCTCAGGGTCCCTGAGAAGACGAACGAAATCACCTGCTTCGCCGCCCTCCTTAACCCCAATGACCTGCAAGGAGTCACCGTGACCGGCGACGCACTGCACACCCAGCGCGGCCACGCCTGCTTCCTCGTCGAGGTGAAGAAGGCGCACTACGTCTTCACAGTGAAGCGGAACCAGAAGAACCTCTACGAACAGCTGCGCGCCCTGCCCTGGCAGGAGGCGACGGCGAAGTTCTACGACCGCACCACCGGCCACGGCCGCAAGGAGACCCGGGTCGTGCAGGCCCTGACCGTCACCGACCTCGGCGTCGACTTCCCGCACGCCGCCCAGGTCGCCAGGGTCGTACGCCACCGCACCGACACCAAGACCGGCAAGCAGAGCCGTGAGACCGTCTACGTCATCACCGACCTGACCAGCCGCCAGGCATCCCCGGAACGCATCGCGAAGATCTTGAGGGCACACTGGATGATCGAAAACCGGCTCCACTTCGTCCGCGACACCGCCTTCCGCGAGGACGCCTCCAAGATCCGCACCGGGCACAGCCCGGAGAACATGGCCACCCTCCGCAGCTTCGCCATCAACCAGCTCCGCACCGCCGGCCACACCAACATCGCCGCCGCACTCCGCACCACAGCCCTCCGCCCCTACGAACGGCCCCTGACCCTCCTCAGCCTCAACTGA
- a CDS encoding transposase — MVPLRWGLFGKGSWLSQKRRKFTPEYREEAVKMVIETSRPVAQVARELGLVEGTLGNWVNAYRRENVGEEPPLTVDERARLREQERELRELRQKVAFLEKVAAYFAKDPR; from the coding sequence GTGGTCCCACTAAGGTGGGGTCTGTTCGGAAAGGGAAGTTGGTTGTCGCAGAAACGTAGGAAGTTCACTCCTGAGTATCGGGAAGAGGCCGTGAAGATGGTGATCGAGACGTCGCGTCCGGTTGCCCAGGTCGCCCGGGAACTCGGACTTGTCGAAGGCACGCTCGGGAATTGGGTCAACGCCTACCGCCGTGAGAACGTGGGAGAGGAGCCGCCCCTGACGGTGGATGAACGGGCACGGCTCCGCGAGCAGGAACGCGAACTGAGGGAACTGCGGCAGAAGGTCGCTTTCCTGGAAAAAGTCGCAGCGTACTTTGCCAAGGATCCTCGGTGA